A window from Bacteroidota bacterium encodes these proteins:
- a CDS encoding DUF4442 domain-containing protein yields the protein MSGESRRSRLRRWAFNFFPAYRGTGARFAYLADDWREVCIRLPLSWRTRNYVGSIFGGSMYAAVDPIYMVMLINVLGPDYVVWDKAATIRFRKPGRTTLTATFCLTDADLDAIRQATASGEPHDATFRVDLVDAEGVVHAEVEKVIYVRRKKPEDAA from the coding sequence ATGAGCGGGGAATCGCGGCGCAGTCGCCTCCGGCGGTGGGCGTTCAACTTCTTCCCGGCCTACCGCGGCACGGGCGCGCGCTTCGCCTACCTCGCCGATGACTGGCGCGAGGTGTGCATCCGGCTACCGCTCTCGTGGCGGACGCGCAACTACGTCGGTTCGATCTTCGGCGGGAGCATGTACGCGGCCGTCGATCCGATCTACATGGTGATGCTCATCAACGTGCTCGGGCCGGACTACGTCGTGTGGGACAAAGCGGCCACGATTCGCTTCCGCAAGCCCGGCCGCACGACACTCACCGCGACGTTTTGCCTCACCGACGCCGATCTCGACGCGATCCGCCAGGCGACCGCCTCGGGCGAGCCGCACGACGCTACCTTCCGCGTGGATCTCGTCGATGCCGAGGGCGTCGTCCATGCGGAGGTCGAGAAGGTGATCTACGTCCGCCGGAAAAAACCGGAGGATGCGGCGTAA
- a CDS encoding putative toxin-antitoxin system toxin component, PIN family, which yields MSRIVLDTNVLVTGLRSRRGAANRLLRLVGRSSFEIALSVPLVLEYEDVLLRPQMVPFGPQEVGRFIDVLCLEGRLHCVYFLWRPYLPDPKDDMVLELAVAASCDAIVTYNQRDFRGVDRFGIRAVRPEAFLADL from the coding sequence ATGTCTCGAATCGTTCTCGACACCAACGTTCTCGTCACGGGCCTGCGCTCCCGGCGGGGTGCCGCCAATCGTCTGCTGCGCTTGGTTGGACGCTCCTCGTTCGAGATTGCGCTCTCCGTGCCCCTGGTGCTGGAGTACGAGGACGTGCTCTTGCGGCCCCAGATGGTCCCGTTCGGTCCGCAGGAAGTAGGGCGGTTTATCGACGTGCTCTGTTTGGAAGGCCGTCTGCACTGCGTCTACTTCCTCTGGCGTCCCTACCTCCCCGATCCGAAGGATGATATGGTACTCGAACTCGCCGTCGCGGCGTCGTGCGACGCCATCGTGACCTACAACCAACGCGACTTTCGGGGCGTGGACCGTTTCGGCATTCGCGCCGTTCGTCCAGAAGCGTTTCTTGCCGACCTCTAG
- the leuS gene encoding leucine--tRNA ligase, with protein sequence MAGYPFDAIEPKWQAYWDAHETYRTPGPGDPGFDAAKPKYYVLDMFPYPSGAGLHVGHPEGYTATDILARVRRMQGFNVLHPIGWDAFGLPAEQYAIKTGTHPRQTTEENIGRFREQLKSLGFSYDWSREVDTTDPDYVKWTQWIFLKLYERGLAYQAEVPVNWCPELGTVLANEEVIDGKSEVGGFPVIQKPMRQWMLKITEYADRLLADLDDLDWPEHIKKMQRDWIGKSEGAEVDFRIAGAPDQVLRVYTTRPDTLFGATYMVLAPEHPLVNEVTSNDQQEAVEAYIAETKRKSERDRMEAKQKTGVFTGGHAVNPVSGTHVPIWIADYVLASYGTGAIMAVPAHDERDFEFAQTFKLPIREVVAGGKKGSDGLPAEAYTGDGKHVNSDSSDRPVSRIAERGVNINGLDKVEAIATITAWLEDNGVGRAQTNYKLRDWLFSRQRYWGEPFPIVFTEVGEDGVGHPHPLTPADLPLTLPEVESYQPTGTGDSPLAAITDWVETTYDGQPGMRETNTMPQWAGSCWYYLRYLDPDNPEALVDKAKEDYWMPVDLYVGGAEHAVLHLLYARFWHKVLFDAGVVSTKEPFQRLVNQGMILGEMEFLMAYSLVDHRGWKKGQPMPASHPDAHVPSGTSGSSAIFPHDYKRVDSSQVEKIDGKWVLKDDPQIDLIATSHKMSKSRGNVVNPDDVVAAYGADSLRLYEMFMGPLEQVKPWSTRGVEGVHRFLARAYRLLLNEETGALADSVMDRALTKDEKRTLHGTIQRVTDDTDGLRFNTAIAAMMEFVNAANKWDTVPREAAEAFTLLLAPFAPHLGEELWAALGHTESLTYAPWPAYDPAALVKDEVEIAIQVNGKVRGTVTVAKDASKDDVLAAARAVENVQRYLDEGTVRKEIVVPGRLVNFVVK encoded by the coding sequence ATGGCAGGCTACCCCTTCGACGCCATCGAACCGAAATGGCAGGCGTACTGGGACGCCCACGAGACGTACCGCACGCCCGGCCCCGGCGACCCCGGCTTCGACGCTGCGAAGCCGAAGTACTACGTCCTCGACATGTTTCCCTACCCCTCGGGCGCGGGGCTGCACGTCGGGCACCCGGAGGGCTACACGGCCACCGACATCCTCGCGCGCGTGCGGAGGATGCAGGGCTTCAACGTGCTGCACCCCATCGGCTGGGACGCGTTCGGGCTGCCCGCGGAGCAGTATGCCATCAAGACGGGCACGCACCCCCGGCAGACCACCGAAGAGAACATCGGCCGCTTCCGTGAGCAGCTGAAGTCGCTCGGCTTCTCCTACGACTGGTCCCGCGAGGTCGACACGACCGACCCGGACTACGTCAAGTGGACGCAGTGGATCTTCCTTAAGCTCTACGAGCGCGGGCTGGCGTATCAGGCCGAGGTGCCGGTCAACTGGTGCCCCGAACTCGGCACGGTGCTGGCGAACGAGGAGGTGATCGACGGCAAGAGCGAGGTCGGCGGCTTCCCGGTCATCCAGAAGCCGATGCGGCAGTGGATGCTCAAGATCACCGAATACGCTGACCGCCTGCTCGCGGACCTCGACGACCTCGACTGGCCGGAGCACATCAAGAAGATGCAGCGCGACTGGATCGGCAAGTCCGAGGGCGCGGAGGTCGACTTCCGCATCGCGGGCGCGCCCGACCAGGTGCTGCGCGTCTACACGACCCGGCCGGACACGCTCTTCGGCGCGACCTACATGGTTCTCGCCCCCGAGCACCCGCTCGTCAACGAGGTCACCTCGAACGACCAGCAGGAGGCCGTCGAAGCCTACATCGCCGAGACGAAGCGCAAGTCCGAGCGCGACCGCATGGAGGCCAAGCAGAAGACGGGCGTCTTCACGGGCGGGCACGCCGTCAACCCGGTCAGCGGCACGCACGTCCCGATCTGGATCGCCGACTACGTGCTGGCGTCGTATGGCACCGGCGCCATCATGGCCGTCCCGGCGCACGACGAGCGCGACTTCGAGTTCGCGCAAACGTTCAAGCTGCCCATCCGCGAAGTCGTGGCGGGGGGAAAGAAAGGCTCCGACGGCTTGCCCGCGGAGGCCTACACCGGTGACGGCAAGCATGTCAACTCGGACTCGTCGGACCGCCCTGTGAGCCGCATCGCCGAGCGCGGCGTGAATATCAACGGGCTCGACAAGGTCGAGGCCATCGCAACGATCACGGCCTGGCTCGAAGACAACGGCGTCGGGCGTGCGCAGACCAACTACAAGCTGCGCGACTGGCTCTTCAGCCGCCAGCGCTACTGGGGCGAGCCGTTCCCGATCGTCTTCACCGAGGTCGGCGAGGACGGCGTCGGCCACCCGCACCCGCTCACGCCCGCCGACCTCCCGCTGACGCTCCCCGAGGTCGAGTCCTACCAGCCCACCGGCACCGGCGACAGCCCCCTCGCCGCCATCACCGACTGGGTCGAGACGACCTACGACGGCCAGCCCGGCATGCGCGAGACGAACACGATGCCGCAGTGGGCCGGCTCGTGCTGGTACTACCTCCGCTACCTCGATCCCGACAACCCCGAGGCGCTCGTCGATAAGGCCAAGGAGGACTATTGGATGCCGGTCGACCTGTATGTGGGCGGCGCGGAGCACGCGGTGCTGCACCTGCTCTATGCGCGCTTCTGGCACAAGGTGCTCTTCGACGCGGGCGTCGTGTCTACGAAGGAGCCGTTCCAGCGGCTCGTCAACCAGGGCATGATCCTCGGCGAGATGGAGTTCCTTATGGCCTATTCCCTCGTAGATCACCGAGGATGGAAGAAAGGGCAACCAATGCCTGCTAGTCATCCAGATGCTCATGTCCCATCTGGAACGTCAGGCTCATCTGCGATTTTCCCTCATGACTACAAACGGGTTGATAGTTCCCAGGTGGAGAAAATCGATGGAAAGTGGGTATTGAAAGATGACCCCCAAATTGACCTGATAGCAACGTCACACAAGATGTCGAAGTCGCGCGGCAACGTCGTCAACCCCGACGACGTGGTGGCGGCCTACGGCGCGGACTCGCTGCGGCTCTACGAGATGTTTATGGGCCCGCTGGAGCAGGTCAAGCCCTGGAGCACACGCGGCGTAGAGGGCGTCCACCGCTTCCTCGCCCGCGCCTATCGCCTCCTGCTCAACGAGGAGACCGGTGCGCTCGCCGATTCTGTGATGGATCGCGCGCTCACCAAAGACGAGAAGCGCACGCTGCACGGCACCATCCAGCGCGTCACGGACGATACGGACGGCCTGCGCTTCAACACGGCCATCGCCGCGATGATGGAGTTCGTCAACGCGGCCAACAAGTGGGACACGGTCCCGCGCGAGGCCGCCGAGGCGTTCACGCTGCTGCTCGCCCCCTTCGCGCCGCACCTCGGCGAGGAACTGTGGGCCGCGCTCGGTCACACCGAGAGCCTGACGTACGCGCCGTGGCCCGCGTACGACCCCGCCGCGCTCGTGAAAGACGAGGTCGAGATCGCGATCCAGGTCAACGGCAAGGTGCGCGGCACCGTGACCGTCGCCAAGGACGCCTCGAAGGACGACGTCCTCGCCGCCGCCCGCGCCGTGGAGAACGTCCAGCGCTACCTCGACGAGGGCACCGTCCGCAAGGAGATCGTGGTGCCCGGCCGGCTGGTCAACTTCGTGGTGAAGTAG
- a CDS encoding nucleotidyltransferase domain-containing protein encodes MDRAQAQANLLLKIRTGSQLYGTARPDSDEDFAGVFAPLAPWVYGMRRVEQVDCGHVAKDAAGKNTAEAIDFTAYEVRKFARLALDNNPNVLELLFADAPNVVHVTPLGQRLLDARALFPHRGLMKRFVGYATSQRHKMRIRIQHYGALKDALAWLDEQHAANPSISLAEVKGHRDALHQKPPPGFAWKASHAQVGDQSYGYHERVKNVRKKVGARLASATNRTVLFERHGFDTKFASHLIRLLMECRELVQTGTLVFPLAYADELRAIREGALTMPEIEARATAIEDEIRAVTNSPVRAKTAFDEVDALVQDIVRDHLEGAV; translated from the coding sequence ATGGACCGCGCTCAGGCTCAGGCCAACCTCCTACTCAAAATCCGCACGGGCTCGCAGCTCTACGGTACCGCGCGACCCGACTCCGACGAGGACTTCGCGGGCGTCTTCGCGCCGCTCGCACCGTGGGTCTACGGGATGCGTCGCGTCGAGCAGGTCGACTGCGGGCACGTCGCGAAGGACGCGGCAGGCAAGAACACCGCCGAGGCCATCGACTTCACAGCCTACGAGGTCCGCAAGTTTGCCCGCCTCGCGCTCGACAACAACCCCAACGTCCTCGAACTGCTCTTCGCCGACGCGCCCAACGTAGTCCACGTGACGCCGCTCGGCCAGCGGCTCCTCGACGCGCGCGCCCTCTTCCCGCACCGCGGCCTCATGAAGCGCTTCGTCGGGTACGCCACGAGCCAGCGCCACAAGATGCGCATCCGCATCCAGCACTACGGCGCGCTCAAGGACGCCCTCGCCTGGCTCGACGAGCAGCACGCGGCCAACCCGTCGATCTCGCTCGCCGAGGTGAAGGGCCACCGCGACGCGCTCCACCAGAAGCCGCCGCCCGGCTTCGCCTGGAAGGCCAGCCACGCGCAGGTCGGCGACCAGTCGTACGGCTACCACGAGCGCGTCAAGAACGTCCGAAAGAAGGTCGGCGCGCGCCTCGCCTCGGCGACCAACCGCACGGTGCTCTTCGAACGCCACGGCTTCGACACGAAATTCGCCAGTCATCTCATCCGGCTGCTCATGGAGTGCCGCGAACTCGTGCAGACCGGCACGCTCGTCTTCCCCCTCGCCTACGCCGACGAGCTGCGCGCCATCCGCGAGGGCGCGCTCACGATGCCGGAGATCGAGGCCCGCGCGACGGCCATCGAAGACGAGATCCGCGCCGTGACCAACTCGCCGGTGCGTGCGAAGACCGCCTTCGACGAGGTCGACGCGCTCGTGCAGGACATCGTCCGGGACCATCTGGAAGGGGCGGTGTGA
- a CDS encoding TIGR00730 family Rossman fold protein — MRLRRIAVFCGSKSGSNPAYAEAAQTFGRLAAERGIGLVTGGGHVGLMGIVADAALAAGGEVIGVIPHGLVVREVAHEGLTDLVVVDSMHERKATIADLVDAFVALPGGIGTWEELFEAWTWSALGINADETGRTKPIGLLNAAGYYDHLLAFVHRSLADGFVRPRQRVLLVDATRPESLLDKLTVADAPVVEQWLTRDES, encoded by the coding sequence ATGCGTCTTCGTCGTATTGCCGTGTTCTGCGGCTCCAAGTCTGGCTCGAATCCCGCGTACGCTGAAGCCGCGCAGACCTTCGGGCGGCTCGCGGCGGAGCGCGGGATCGGCCTCGTGACGGGCGGCGGGCACGTCGGACTGATGGGCATAGTCGCCGACGCCGCCCTGGCAGCAGGTGGCGAGGTCATTGGCGTGATCCCGCACGGGCTGGTCGTCCGCGAGGTGGCGCACGAAGGGCTGACCGACCTCGTCGTCGTGGACTCGATGCACGAGCGCAAGGCCACGATAGCCGACCTCGTGGATGCCTTTGTGGCGCTACCCGGCGGCATCGGTACGTGGGAAGAGCTGTTCGAGGCCTGGACGTGGTCCGCGCTCGGCATCAACGCTGATGAGACGGGCCGCACCAAGCCCATCGGGCTGCTCAACGCGGCGGGCTACTACGACCATCTGCTCGCCTTCGTCCACCGCAGCCTCGCCGACGGCTTCGTCCGGCCCCGCCAGCGCGTCTTGCTGGTGGACGCCACGCGCCCCGAGTCGCTGCTCGACAAGCTCACCGTCGCCGACGCGCCGGTCGTGGAGCAGTGGCTCACGCGCGACGAGTCGTAG
- a CDS encoding DUF2853 family protein, translating to MSTLAVHVPRSLRARLESLAQEEGVSVEQLIASALAEKVAVLDAEVYFQQRAKRADRAAYDAMLDSAPDVQAHPEGAVRDVRAARGGEERSLPQERRSPFDDAMAAYRAAMEQVGASYDEALLKAVAKGLGPAIYNTDSKLVSCSDPEELKRVKDNFLIKKLGMADSDRLMSGIHAVCEQTKGLKGRKHRAVFYYLLVQHFSKEDALIV from the coding sequence ATGTCCACGTTAGCTGTGCACGTCCCACGCTCCCTCCGAGCACGGCTGGAGTCGCTCGCTCAGGAAGAGGGCGTCTCCGTCGAGCAACTCATCGCGAGCGCGCTCGCCGAAAAGGTCGCTGTGCTGGACGCGGAGGTGTATTTCCAGCAGCGAGCGAAGCGCGCAGACCGAGCGGCCTACGATGCCATGCTGGACAGCGCGCCGGATGTGCAGGCACACCCTGAGGGTGCCGTGAGAGACGTACGTGCGGCTCGTGGTGGAGAAGAGCGCTCGCTGCCTCAGGAGCGCAGAAGCCCATTCGACGATGCGATGGCTGCCTACAGAGCCGCGATGGAACAGGTCGGCGCATCCTACGATGAGGCCCTCCTCAAAGCTGTCGCCAAAGGCCTCGGCCCCGCGATCTACAACACCGACTCGAAGCTGGTCTCGTGCTCCGACCCGGAGGAGCTGAAGCGTGTCAAAGACAACTTCCTCATCAAGAAGCTGGGCATGGCGGACAGCGACCGTCTGATGAGCGGGATTCACGCCGTGTGCGAACAGACGAAAGGTCTCAAGGGGAGAAAACACCGCGCGGTGTTCTACTATCTCCTCGTGCAGCACTTTAGCAAAGAGGACGCGCTTATCGTATGA
- a CDS encoding KamA family radical SAM protein: MTAFPQHNASVAEWADWRWQMRHRVRDLATLERYIQPTDSEREAIERTAGIFRWSITPYYASLMDALDPACPVRQQVVPQRWELEPDIVGVEDPLDEVGHSPVKNLIHNYDDRVAFCVTSECGIYCRYCLRKRMVGDSAWMMRKDELRDALAYIAEHPSIRDVLLTGGDPLVFADKQLAWLLGELRAIPHVEVVRLGSRLPVVNPFRITDELCDILKAHHPIWLNTHYNHPRELTYEACEACAKLAEAGVPVGNQTVLLGGINDDLATMKALSEGLVAMRVRPYYIYQAQLIGGTAHLRTPIETGMALMRGLRGHTSGFAVPTYVLDTPDGKVPLTRDYVLGRAGDHVVMETTRGTLWAEPNPLPDGYAPPIALPEITMPPEARTIPTGAPTFVPVPDGYADVSATCDT, from the coding sequence ATGACCGCCTTCCCTCAGCACAACGCCTCCGTCGCCGAGTGGGCCGACTGGCGCTGGCAGATGCGCCACCGCGTCCGCGACCTCGCCACGCTGGAGCGCTACATCCAGCCCACCGACTCGGAGCGGGAGGCCATCGAGCGCACCGCCGGGATCTTCCGCTGGTCGATCACGCCCTACTACGCGAGCCTCATGGACGCGCTCGACCCGGCGTGCCCCGTCCGGCAGCAGGTCGTGCCGCAGCGCTGGGAACTAGAGCCGGACATCGTGGGCGTCGAGGACCCGCTCGACGAGGTCGGCCACAGCCCGGTCAAGAACCTCATCCACAACTACGACGACCGCGTCGCCTTCTGCGTCACCTCAGAGTGCGGCATCTACTGCCGCTACTGCCTCCGCAAGCGCATGGTCGGCGACAGCGCGTGGATGATGCGCAAGGACGAACTCCGCGACGCCCTCGCCTACATCGCCGAGCACCCGAGCATCCGCGACGTGCTGCTCACCGGCGGCGACCCGCTCGTCTTCGCCGACAAGCAACTCGCGTGGCTCCTCGGCGAGCTGCGCGCGATCCCGCATGTGGAGGTGGTCCGGCTTGGCAGCCGCCTGCCCGTCGTCAACCCGTTCCGCATCACGGACGAACTCTGTGACATTCTGAAGGCGCACCATCCGATCTGGCTCAACACGCACTACAACCATCCGCGCGAGCTCACCTACGAGGCGTGCGAGGCGTGCGCGAAGCTCGCTGAGGCAGGGGTGCCCGTCGGCAACCAGACGGTGCTCCTCGGCGGCATCAACGACGACCTCGCCACCATGAAGGCGCTCTCGGAGGGCCTCGTGGCGATGCGTGTGCGGCCGTACTACATCTACCAGGCGCAGCTCATTGGCGGGACGGCCCACCTCCGCACGCCCATCGAGACGGGCATGGCGCTCATGCGCGGGCTGCGCGGCCACACGTCGGGCTTTGCTGTGCCGACCTACGTGCTCGACACGCCCGACGGCAAGGTGCCGCTCACGCGCGATTACGTTCTCGGCCGCGCGGGCGACCACGTCGTGATGGAGACGACGCGCGGGACGCTCTGGGCCGAGCCGAACCCGCTCCCCGACGGCTACGCACCGCCAATCGCCTTGCCAGAAATCACGATGCCACCCGAGGCGCGGACCATCCCCACGGGCGCGCCGACGTTCGTGCCCGTGCCCGACGGCTACGCCGACGTCAGCGCGACTTGTGACACCTAA